The sequence GGAATAACATTTCGAAAAATTACTTGTGTTATTtgaaatagtacctacttatatgtgTCTAATTCGATATTCAATTATTCATGTCGGTAtgataattttagaaaaaaatataaggacTAAGAGAACGATTAtgcctaaaaataatatattatgtatttcatgTGGGCAGTGGAACACCATTTTAATTACAGCTGATTACGAATAGTACGAATTGTTTGCATTACCTTGGTGACGTCATTAATTGGTATATACTTAGGTAGCTCAAATTATGAAAATTGTTGAACTCCTACGCAACAGTCGAGTACCCAACGTAGATACTTaacctttttaattatttaattattaaggaatattttccttaaaattataattcagaatttaaatattgataaagaaAGTTGTTTGCAGTAGCTATTGCCAGCACTGTctagttttatttgtgtttgtttaaaaaGGATTGCTGtcgtcaatatttatttaaagttcgcAATGAAATGAACATATTTACACAGCAGATGTAATAAATATCACAGTTTTAAATGTTCAAAGAGTTTTATGCAGAAATCTAGTACCTAATTAGGTCTACAATTTATTACAgaattaatgtaaaatgtacTACATAAACATTGGATAAAGTTTCCAGAATGTTTTAATAACAGAAACTTTCTTATAAGTTTGATACAAGTTATGATAGAGAACTCTATAAACACTGCTTTTATCAAGTTTAacttagtttataattattaattagagCTTTTGGTGGAAAGTTTTAGAGAGATACTATATAGAACTCAGATACCACTTATTGTAGGATTTATAAAGGATAGATTGCAATGGTAAGGCAGTGTAATGCAcacaaaatgtttcttctggtctactcgctcGAGCAAACAGTGACAAATTGCGTGCAAACATTTCTAAAGTATCCGCAAAATCGCGCCAACGCAACGCCTACACATTTTTTGTTCGCGATCAATTTTGGTGGAATCTTgccattatgtattttttgtacgtGCAGTTATATGTTCTGGAATGGTTTATTGAAAATGCTTGAAAATATGATGTggttataaaaacaattgaagaatatgtttttttacttgATTGAAGAACTGTTAAGACTTGATATTTGAGATGGTACATTATACACTCAGATATATGCATGATTCAACcattaaattaatgatttaaacgttttttttaaagaatacgtTCTCCACTATATATACAATTTTTCGTAAATATTACATCTCTAGAATTTTCCATCCACATACGAATACATGCGAGTTTAAGTCTGAATTTCATAGATGCAACCAAAAGgcatgaaaaataaatcaaatccaTACTTAACCTAATTGCTTTATACTTCCGCATAAAATGGCGCAATCAAAGATCTATTTATAGAAACTTAAGCCAATAAACTCAGCATCGCACTCAGCTTGAGTAAAACGTAAACAGTTGCTCAACTCTTGAAATTTCCACCAGTTCTCATTTACTAATTAcacaaacaattatttaattttaatgtctcGTATCTCTCTTACAGTATTCGCTCCATTTTCCACACATAGATgcctgtagtgtatgcaggtacatgtgcatcattgtataggttatgtcattattatgacgcctcgtgcgcatacgtcactcggttataaataccggatcgagcggtggggagtcagtcgttgtcagactgtcgacctgtgtggtggtgcgttggcgagtcgattaacataataaaatgagcgtacaatacattggcgacgaggataaaaccgtgagtgtttggaccaacagttacctattatctaatttttataattttgaactacctattagttctgtgatccagaaaaatatttgatatacaaggttatactaatagataggcagtcgcttcttgtaaagcactggtactcagctgaatccggttagactggaagccgaccccaacatgattgggaaaaaggctcggaggactaaataatttgtcctattcatgcctataccaaattaatgtatgctaaataagctttgacaacaagtaacctctgaccgatgttaatattcaatcatattaaaaagagcaaaaggaaagaaggaagggaagagagtagaatgacaaagtatacataacttttatgttcatgtatgtatcacccgaattgcaaacaaattttaacctttttacgtaattctttgtttaagtttaccttgttacaattctaatggaagtagcaatatttattgcaggtgttaatatttatcaaatgagtaatttataatacaaaatcattacttggtgatcagtttactcattcttaaacctgcatcaaagtttattcaataataggcatttattggaagcaatataaagttgctggttgttgaattgtcgtcaagacgactttagcagtggtgggatttcctagaggatataatacaataacctatttgccttataatcaattgtgtttaataattgttgtgcttgcatgccaacaaggcggaatgtacacggatcttattatgttgtttacaatcctattttgtaagtgcctgcattctaagcaaataaagacctattctattccaaaaatctgctggtcattaaattgacagcttgacggttagcagtagtgtatatctactggtcattagattgacagcttggcagttggcagtagcgtgtatctactggtcattagattgacagcttggcagttggcagtagtgtgtttctactggtcattaaattgacagcctgattgttggcagtagtctacatctactggtcattgaattgacagcttgatggttggcagtagtgtgtatctactggtcattaaattgacagcctgattgttggcagtagtctatatctactgggcattgaattgacagcttgatggttggcagtagtgtatatctactggtcattaaattgacagcttggcagttggcagtagtctatatctactggtcattaaattgacagcttgacagttggcagtagtctatatctactggtcattaaattgacagcttgacagttggcagtagtctatatctactggtcattaaattgacagcttgacaggtggcagtagtctatatctactagtcattaaattgacagcttgacagttggcagtagtctatatctactggtcattaaagtgacagcttgacagttaacggtagtgaacgtctactggtcattcaattgactgtacacgcataaattatctggcgatagttgtcaactactgcaacaactaaatagtaaatcttgataatttttatattttctgtgcccggtgatttggatcataaaaagcttccaaacttaacttctcagagtctagtcaacaacttatacctgctatattgttctggtacttaactaacttaattcaagtgcttgcaatatagaggatattacaagaacaaactgggcCTGCAGTCTCGACATAAGATAGCGATTCGATCGCAAACTGACAGTCGCTAAATATTAACGAAAATATTCGCTTGCCATAACGACAGTAACGATAAACGCAAGTCTCGACAGCCGAGATAGCGGGCAACATCGCTAATTATCATGACATATTCGTGTCGGTACGATAGCGAAAACCGTATTCATAGTGCggtgaatttgtattaaaatgttgcatgtaaaaaaaatccttgtatTATAGGGAGAAATGGTAGACAAGATTTGCACAACCAATTTTGTTTCCTTTgacaattataaagaaaatagatgaaccttatcatattaaaactttttgcatCGAACCGTGTAAGTAAAACATAccgttttttaagaaaacacatATTAAAGATCTTAATAGTTTGCGTACTTGCAATACAGACATAGAACATAAACaaactgtcaatgtcaagtttgtttgtgcacTTGAACATTGgtttgatttataataataataaaggagAACGGTGTATTCATTACTATTCATGGACGGTGAAGTCATTGAAACAGGCGCAGGCCTGCCGGGTGCCAGCAGCTTGAGCGTCAGGTAAGTACATCTACAACGAGAATTTTTTATTCCTATTCTTGGTACTTACTAAATTGAATACTTTGTATACATCCGAAGTATTCTGTGTTTACATAATGACTACTTTAATGTTTCAGGCGTAAGCGTCTGCGTAGCCCTCGTGTTACACCCGCTCAAATTGATGCACTACTATCAATATTAGAAGCGCGTCCATATTTGCACACGCGGAAATTTACCGGCTTGCAGGGCCGGGAAAATTTCGAAACGGGCTGGAGGGAGGTTGCCGAGGAGCTCAATAATCTCCCTAACGGGTCTAGAAAGACACCAGAGCAGTGGATGACGGTAAGTCTTTTTCAAAGATTGAATTGGTTTTAATTATAAGCATGTACATGccacgtcagtttttttttattatttacttgagtTAATTATTCTAATTGTAGGTTTGGAGAGACTTAAAAAGCCGCGCTTGCAGtaaggcggcaaaattaaaaaaagaacaaaaacgtaCCGGCAACCGAGGCGTCAGCACTGCTCCCCTGACCGAGGCCGAGAGCCGGATAATTTCAATAGTTGGGGCAGATTATTCCTTTGGGACAGACTGCCCGGACGCTATGCCAGAGGAAGATGTAAGTTGTGATTATTGTattcaatacaatttaatattctcaaTCTTTGAATGTTGATAacactaaaaatacttttattgttatttacagttATTACAACATGAGATGGAGGCTGGGGTGGTAATCTCTGAGGTTCTCACCTTACCTCATTCTCagggtaagtttttaaattaataggtactcaattcaaaatataattattttaattttaatgttact is a genomic window of Helicoverpa zea isolate HzStark_Cry1AcR chromosome 6, ilHelZeax1.1, whole genome shotgun sequence containing:
- the LOC124631354 gene encoding uncharacterized protein LOC124631354, coding for MDGEVIETGAGLPGASSLSVRRKRLRSPRVTPAQIDALLSILEARPYLHTRKFTGLQGRENFETGWREVAEELNNLPNGSRKTPEQWMTVWRDLKSRACSKAAKLKKEQKRTGNRGVSTAPLTEAESRIISIVGADYSFGTDCPDAMPEEDLLQHEMEAGVVISEVLTLPHSQARDFVELLPTETTINDSRATAGSSPPPIQEQVQDAPQSPVLQMTVRGRRTETVASSTPPLRQRPRRKRNLNPRQSVSEQYSAARREFLAVAEANAATMKMLATAAQAQADAAKMQAEAAKVQAEATLQLVKVGNKIADAINNYINKNNK